tatacactaatatgcactcatacatccggttattcactcatccgctaatatgtttataatgtttttatttaaggttgttgcatgacagagtgttgcgcgggactccattgtcaaacagattccgtttcgtgtcttccgctcattgcagcggaatgacaattgcttcggaaccggaatcagttagacagcgcttagtcgatagattcatgtcatccggcaatacagaaagtctgattctttgggcgtataatacccaaccagtagggttagtttctcattcttggttcatttaatatttgtttcttttgcgtaacaaaattttcatataacctattgttttaatttatagagcacactggttgttgcttgctatcaacccgataagagaagttgtatattatctgaattcggtagatggtgagtggagcaattatccggctatgaaggaaattattgatgtgtaagtgggatcgttctaaatattcttgtatatttatatatttaattatttgtgagattgatctaaatatatgcttttaattttttgttagatcaatacaagtgttccgaagtcaacgagacgcacatgtatcccggactaaatcaaacaacattacttggatcaaagtgcaggtacattatttttcacaattttgcttataatatttatgctacttgataaaacaagacaactataaaatcttatttgtttttctatgtagtgtccgatacagcggaacagttcagactgcggatactttgttttgaggtttattaaagaaatccttcaaatgaatcaattagagattccaattacggtatggatttataacttaattagataacttcttataatttattacatttaactaaatcattcatattatgtttttattctgtagtactttgacgaattccgtgctgcttcttacacgagacttaagttggaagaaatcaaagaggaattgtgtcaattttatattcatcagctattcatgtagtaggattaatttgtgtcgatttgaagagaatattatagtcctacctatggttactaactttgttcatattgttgtcaattaatatttgaagtataatattgttgttgatgctagagatttagtttgattgacataatgatgtatatataaaattttggatattataatggtattatattagtatatatatagtcctacctatggttgaaaatatatcgtcgaaaatacattacaggtcgaaaatattacaggttgaaaatatattacaggtcgaaaatattacaggtcgatctggggggctgaaattataggctgcactttaaaatatctcatttagcaacgacagcgcttttaaaaagcgctcttaaaggtccacatacgaaaGCGCATTGAtacaaaaagcgctcttataggctgctacaaaaagaaaaaaaattatgcaacctaccaaagcgcttttgaaaaagcgctctagtaggggggtctaccagagcgctttttccataaaaaacgctcttataggctgctacaaaaagaaaaaaatacgccacctaccaaagcgcttttggaaaagcgctctagaaggggggtctaccagagcgctttttccagaagaagcgctcttataggggggtctaccagagcgctttttctgtaaAAAgcactcttataggggggtctaccagagcgcttttagaagcgctttcgtagcctacgccagcgctggcttttgcagcgctttaaagcgctgttaaaggccaaaaaaagcgcttttaaagcccacgcGTGTTGTAGTGAGATAGTTTGACCCGACTGATTTTCGAATGGCCCTCATAAAACTGCTCATGGAAAAGTTTTTCCAATTTTGGCCATGAGTTGACAGAGTTTGGGGGTAATGTAGTGAACCAGGTGAACGCTGCCTTTGTAAGAGATGATGGAAAATGCTTAACTCTGAGACTTTCGTTATTCGCCATGTCTCTTGATTCAGTTAAATATCTGGCAATATGCTCGACTGTCGATTCTCCAGTTTCTCCTCCGAACTTGGTGTACTTAGGTATTTTCCAGCCCCTAGGATTCTCTGTCTGTACAATGTATTCAGCTAACGGGGAAGAATATGTCGACCTTTGTAGTGGAGTGTTCATTCCGTTTCTAGACATAATCCTTTCGATCATTGTAGTAAGGTTATTCTCCTTGGCCGCCTGTTCCTGTTGATATTGCTCAACAAATTGATCAGCATCCTGTTGTCGACCTACCATCACAACCTGTTGTCTCCCTCGTACTCCACCTAGATTTGATCGCCACCTAGGGATTTGATTCTGTGGTACTATTTCTTCATCTAATGAATCTTCTTCTAAAGGTGTGTGCACAACCACCTGCCTATGAACTTGAGGGGGTTGTCGACTAGTCGTCTGAGGTTCCCCCAGGTAGTTGCATAGTCGAGTGAGTTGATCGACCACCTGTCTATTCAAATCTGCTAATTCCTGCACTATAGGAttaaaacagttcccatttggtTACTTAGCATGTTTACTAACTCATGATTGCTATCATCCATCTGCTGCCTAAGCACAGCTATAGATGTGTTGACAAAGGCACAGCTCTACCCTGGTTTTCCCTGTTTTGGGCACCTGGTGTGGATATTTGTGCATCCGACACCAAAGCAGGATTTGATGTCGACTCACTTCCGACCATCAAGGAATACGGCATTCCATACGTGGGGTCAGCAGTTCCGAAACGAGGTACATTGGGTTGAATAGGAGTACCTCTTGCTCTAGTTCCCCCTGGTGGTATCACATGGATATCTGTCGTCCCCATTATTAGAACTACAACATCTGTCTCTGCACCAGTTACTGGGTCCACCGGAGTAAGTACTGTATTCAAGGAGTCCAAAGAGTGAGAAGGGACTTCATCAATGTTATTTGGGTTAGGGTTTTTGTCATCCTAGACCTAACCTTTTTGGGTGGGTTTTGATATTGTTTCCCACTCCTAAGTTTCATATAAAAACTAGCACgatggtcccactgggcgtgccatttTGTTCactgtggaaattggtaaacaaccgctggtCCTCCCAAAGTCTTGAGACTAAGggttacttgcaagatcgacCAGTTGATCTTAAGACCACGTGCTAAAGTTCTTCGGGATTGTATCTGTTTTGTCGAAGTGTTTGAATGAGAAATGGTTTTCTAAGGCTGGTAACAAATACAATGTTTTTCCACACTAACTGCTAGATTCGACCGACAGGTGACTCGTGACCGACGGGGCGAACTTAGACTTTGTGATATTGTGACTACTCTGACCGTGACCTTTTGGGGGTGACTCGTGACCACCAGATAACGTTGACTCAAGGGTATTTTTTTGATGACAACAACCAGTTTCAATTTACTTGGTTGAAGCAaggattaaaagaaaaaaagaatattgGTTAAAAAACACAATACAAATGAAAGCTTCGAAGCATATGATTAACAAGTAAAAGGATTGCATTGAAATTAAAGATGGTGATTCACATACATCAGAACTCTTAGCAACTCTTGTTTCCTGAAGGGCGGAAAATGGGCAGAGTGTAAGCAAGTAGTTTGATTGTAATAGTGAACACACTTTTCTACATTATTCTGACATATTTATAGGCTTTACATGAAGTAACCACCTAGTACAATCTACGACTAAGATTTAAATTATCAGCAACCGCCTCACAGGATCTTTCTTTGTGTTTTGGCACCTTTGGCACACGATTCTGGTCTGGTAATTGTTTCCTTAATattttaaactttgaattttgAACTCTCGCGCTTCATTTGTTTCTAATAACCGTCTTCTGTCGACACCGCGTCCCACTATCGAACGCTTCATCTAAAAAACTGCTAAGTATGGAACCTCCAAGTTCGACTTCTGTTCCTGCTTCAATTCCTAACCATTTTGACATCATGTACTGTCGTCTTTTGCTTTGTTTTACTTTTGTGCAAGTTTCTTGTTAGAATGAGGGAGTCCTCTGATGAGGACACGTGTCTTGTTTTGCCTCTAAGAATTTTCTTAGGGTAACACTTCTTCTACGACCAAGCCACTGAACCCAGGATAAAAAACGGTACTGGATACTACTGCAACTACTGAATCACCCACCCTAGGGGGAGCGGTATCTGATGAAAGTGGTGTAGAAGAATTAATCTCACAGATTTTGGTGAACAATCCAATGTTAGAAAACCAAGCGGACAgtgaaatcaagaagaaattgtgGGTCGACGTTATCAGTGGCAACTGTCTACCAACGAATGGAATGAAAATCGAATTCACAGCTCCGAAGATCGTTTATGGAGAGGTGGAAGTCAAAATTGGAGCTGAAGACACTGATTCTGAAACACAATTCTGGGGCTCAGTGTTGATTATGTATGTTATAGGGAAGGAACTCGGCCCGAATGCAGTGAAGCTATACATGAACAAATTCTGGAATTTCGACCAACTCCCAAACATGTTCTATCATGACGAAGTTTATTTCTTGTTGAAATTTTACTCTTACAATGATAGAGATCAAGTGCTCACAAGAGGACCATACACTATACATGGTGTCCCGATGA
This DNA window, taken from Vicia villosa cultivar HV-30 ecotype Madison, WI unplaced genomic scaffold, Vvil1.0 ctg.004916F_1_1, whole genome shotgun sequence, encodes the following:
- the LOC131642391 gene encoding uncharacterized protein LOC131642391 translates to MGTTDIHVIPPGGTRARGTPIQPNVPRFGTADPTYGMPYSLMVGSESTSNPALVSDAQISTPGAQNRENQVQELADLNRQVVDQLTRLCNYLGEPQTTSRQPPQVHRQVVVHTPLEEDSLDEEIVPQNQIPRWRSNLGGVRGRQQVVMVGRQQDADQFVEQYQQEQAAKENNLTTMIERIMSRNGMNTPLQRSTYSSPLAEYIVQTENPRGWKIPKYTKFGGETGESTVEHIARYLTESRDMANNESLRVKHFPSSLTKAAFTWFTTLPPNSVNSWPKLEKLFHEQFYEGHSKISRVKLSHYNTRGL